A genomic segment from Paenibacillus sp. FSL K6-1096 encodes:
- the lspA gene encoding signal peptidase II, which produces MLFYFIAGLVLVLDQAAKWIVRTHMELGETIPFWSPHVQFVYYENSGAAFSLFQGYGHYFAIVAVLFIAAVFYYRRQGRIRGPLLEAASGFLVGGAAGNGIDRAIYHQVTDFLVFGENGGILNLADLAINAGGLLLAVYLLWDYVRSRIARRSF; this is translated from the coding sequence ATGTTATTTTACTTTATAGCCGGCTTGGTGCTCGTCCTGGATCAGGCGGCCAAATGGATCGTACGCACCCACATGGAGCTGGGCGAGACGATTCCGTTCTGGAGTCCGCATGTGCAGTTTGTCTATTATGAGAACAGCGGCGCCGCCTTCAGCCTGTTTCAAGGCTACGGGCATTACTTTGCCATTGTCGCTGTCTTGTTCATCGCAGCCGTGTTCTATTACCGCCGCCAAGGGCGAATCCGCGGTCCGCTCCTCGAAGCAGCCAGCGGGTTTCTGGTCGGAGGGGCCGCAGGCAACGGGATTGACCGCGCTATCTATCATCAGGTCACTGACTTTCTGGTCTTCGGAGAGAATGGCGGGATTCTGAATCTGGCCGATCTGGCGATTAATGCCGGCGGCCTGCTGCTCGCCGTTTATCTCTTATGGGACTATGTGCGGAGCAGGATAGCCCGCAGGAGCTTTTAA
- a CDS encoding aldo/keto reductase encodes MKYSYLGKSGLKVSQLCLGTMNFGPETEEKEAFRIMDAALDAGINFFDTANVYGGQDRRGWTEEIIGRWFQQGGGRREKVVLATKVYNDMLDEQDGPNSGSGLSAYKIRRHFESSLRRLQTDHIELYQMHHIDRNVSWDELWGAFEVLVNQGKADYIGSSNFAGWHIAVAQAKAKERHFLGLVSEQHLYNLLERTPELEVLPASKELGLGVIPWSPLAGGLLGRNALSKTGVRSARSAKLEQHRSQLEQFSALCKELGEHEDQVALAWVLANPAVTAPIIGPRTIQQFEDSLRVVDIELDEATLKKLDEIFPGPGKPAPEAYAW; translated from the coding sequence TTGAAGTACAGTTATTTGGGCAAATCGGGTCTTAAGGTCAGCCAGCTGTGTCTCGGGACAATGAATTTCGGGCCGGAGACGGAGGAGAAGGAAGCCTTCCGGATAATGGACGCTGCACTGGATGCGGGGATTAACTTCTTCGATACGGCCAATGTATATGGCGGCCAGGACCGCCGGGGCTGGACAGAGGAGATTATCGGACGCTGGTTCCAGCAGGGCGGCGGACGGCGCGAGAAGGTTGTGCTGGCCACCAAGGTCTATAATGACATGTTAGATGAGCAAGACGGTCCCAATTCAGGCTCCGGCTTGTCTGCCTACAAGATCAGACGTCATTTCGAAAGCTCGCTGAGACGTCTGCAGACGGATCATATCGAATTATACCAGATGCATCATATCGACCGGAATGTGTCGTGGGACGAGCTGTGGGGAGCTTTTGAGGTGCTTGTGAACCAGGGCAAAGCCGACTACATCGGCTCCAGCAACTTCGCAGGCTGGCATATTGCTGTAGCTCAGGCGAAGGCGAAGGAGCGCCACTTCCTTGGCCTTGTCTCCGAGCAGCATCTGTACAACCTGCTGGAGCGGACACCGGAGCTTGAAGTGCTGCCGGCCTCCAAAGAGCTGGGGCTGGGTGTGATCCCGTGGAGCCCGCTGGCCGGGGGACTGCTGGGACGCAACGCCCTCTCCAAGACAGGTGTGCGCAGCGCCCGTTCGGCCAAGCTGGAGCAGCACCGCAGCCAGCTGGAGCAGTTCTCCGCGCTCTGCAAGGAGCTGGGCGAGCATGAGGATCAGGTTGCGCTTGCCTGGGTGCTGGCGAATCCGGCAGTAACTGCGCCGATTATCGGACCGCGTACCATCCAGCAGTTCGAGGACTCCCTGCGGGTGGTTGACATCGAGCTGGATGAAGCTACGCTGAAGAAGCTGGACGAAATCTTCCCCGGACCGGGCAAGCCGGCACCGGAAGCCTACGCCTGGTAA
- a CDS encoding ATP-binding protein, with amino-acid sequence MRNRKPSDPSIKTKYFRTILTLFAAVVAGGIGLFFYISVHQEKLEDDRKELIHKTEVINDLAAMLSELFFRARGYAATQSGNELKLLKTAVEGLDGVLERYSLLKLSPEEIQYGDNLKLFYSQYKSETLPTVIRLVENNDYTGIRKLSESGSTRAVNDYLRYTKQFLANSDTQLKDMTSRSIRQADLFTGTAFAFSGLLLLFFTLLIWRMLRTVVDPVVRLEEATNSLAAGEAVLLGKLHKRDEIGRLYDAFLNMARSIQDKEEELTMQNEELHAQQDELQDQQFRLERSLSEIESMMKALDQTSAVGILTDKGVFTYANDNLSLYTGYKNAEIIGYTFRLFELHNITELQVEAMIRKLSTGGVWSGETELTAKDGAPLWLQLTIMPYLNDEGRIYQYILIANNITSMKSVQQELAETLKSTEQTTIMLELNNQLNHEITYTLDKQEFAEKFNRFMNRLYSFDSSFFLLVKDKIAVVKGVPPENVERYLDGNSQEMLYRLSQEKSYIVKRVGTPSEQGIAAKEVYCYDFYTTVVNAEDEILAVFSGTRIGHSFTDEENSEIQGIMIRVALAIERLFMYEEIENGRELNRDIVNNVNEGIQFVNTEGVIQHINKALSQLFSYEDWEEGMLIPKERWMDHFTDRVNESEELRRFYQIAMSPHTVDSSTMKYSLGKEEMKHVDAYAIPVFRREVRVGTLFVHRDITREYELDLMKSELVSTVSHELRTPLSSVLGFTELLLSRTMKPEKQLKYLETIHKEAKRLTELINDFLDLQRMESGTQLYNVEKVNLSETVLSVIDQYKLSGTHHILLEDEALNAEVEVDKDKIIQVLTNLLSNAIKFSPGSNEIKMMLHNEPGSIVVQIQDHGLGIPRNQIGQLFQKFRRVDNSASKRIGGTGLGLAICKEIIEKQQGTIGIESVEGEGSTVWFRLPVLEAQSGHSEDEHPHRWGTGKEQKPDVMIVEDDYSLSLLLSEELKGKGFRVTHHYHPQKAFDQALKTPFVAIIVDLMLGDELDGWDLIRMLKNDPRTEQVPIVISSALDKDDKSMMANVQKYLTKPYPPGELSGTLQEIVDIQLKTGEVLFPDDGESGHGAPFGWSQSE; translated from the coding sequence GTGAGAAACCGTAAACCCTCCGATCCGAGCATCAAAACCAAGTATTTCCGCACGATTCTCACCCTGTTCGCGGCTGTTGTGGCCGGCGGGATCGGGCTGTTCTTCTATATCAGCGTGCACCAGGAGAAGCTGGAGGATGACCGCAAGGAGCTGATACATAAGACAGAGGTAATTAACGATCTGGCAGCGATGCTGAGCGAGCTGTTCTTCCGGGCCAGAGGGTATGCGGCCACTCAGAGCGGAAATGAGCTTAAGCTGCTGAAGACGGCTGTGGAGGGGCTTGACGGCGTGCTGGAGAGATACTCCCTGCTTAAGCTGTCGCCTGAAGAGATACAGTACGGGGATAACCTGAAGCTGTTCTATAGCCAGTACAAAAGCGAGACTCTGCCAACGGTGATCCGCCTGGTGGAGAACAATGATTATACGGGAATCCGCAAGCTGTCCGAGAGCGGCAGCACCCGGGCTGTGAATGATTATCTAAGGTACACGAAGCAGTTCTTAGCCAATTCGGATACGCAGCTTAAGGATATGACCTCCCGCTCGATCAGGCAGGCGGATCTGTTTACAGGCACCGCCTTTGCTTTTAGCGGCTTGCTGCTGTTATTCTTCACACTCTTGATCTGGCGGATGCTCCGCACGGTGGTTGATCCGGTGGTAAGGCTGGAGGAAGCGACGAATTCACTGGCCGCCGGGGAGGCTGTTCTGCTGGGCAAGCTCCATAAGCGGGATGAGATCGGCCGGCTCTATGATGCCTTCCTGAATATGGCGCGGAGCATCCAGGACAAGGAAGAAGAGCTGACGATGCAGAATGAGGAGCTTCATGCCCAGCAGGATGAGCTGCAGGACCAGCAATTCCGGCTGGAGCGGTCGCTTAGTGAGATCGAGAGCATGATGAAGGCGCTGGATCAGACCTCAGCCGTAGGCATCCTGACAGACAAGGGCGTATTCACCTATGCCAATGATAACCTGAGCCTCTATACAGGCTACAAGAATGCCGAGATTATCGGGTACACCTTCCGCCTGTTTGAGCTGCATAATATTACGGAGCTTCAGGTGGAGGCGATGATCCGCAAGCTGTCGACAGGCGGCGTCTGGAGCGGGGAGACGGAGCTTACAGCGAAGGACGGGGCACCGCTCTGGCTTCAGCTGACGATCATGCCGTATTTGAATGATGAGGGCCGGATCTACCAGTACATTCTGATTGCCAACAACATCACCTCCATGAAAAGCGTACAGCAGGAGCTGGCCGAAACGCTGAAGAGCACGGAGCAGACTACGATCATGCTGGAGCTGAACAATCAGCTGAACCATGAAATCACATATACCCTGGACAAGCAGGAATTCGCGGAGAAGTTCAACCGGTTCATGAACCGGCTGTATTCGTTCGATTCGAGCTTTTTCCTGCTGGTGAAGGATAAGATCGCAGTTGTCAAAGGGGTGCCTCCGGAGAATGTGGAGCGGTATCTGGACGGGAACAGCCAGGAGATGCTGTACCGGCTCAGCCAGGAGAAGTCCTACATTGTGAAGCGCGTAGGCACGCCCAGCGAGCAGGGGATTGCTGCCAAGGAGGTCTATTGCTATGACTTCTACACAACGGTCGTTAATGCGGAGGACGAGATTCTGGCGGTCTTCAGCGGGACACGCATCGGCCATTCCTTCACGGACGAGGAGAACAGTGAAATCCAGGGGATTATGATCCGGGTGGCGCTGGCGATTGAACGCCTGTTCATGTATGAGGAAATTGAGAATGGCCGCGAGCTGAACCGCGATATCGTCAACAATGTCAATGAGGGTATCCAGTTCGTCAACACGGAAGGGGTTATCCAGCATATCAACAAGGCGCTCAGCCAGCTGTTCAGCTATGAGGACTGGGAGGAAGGGATGCTGATTCCGAAGGAGCGCTGGATGGATCACTTCACAGACCGGGTGAATGAGTCAGAGGAGCTGAGGCGCTTTTACCAGATAGCAATGTCGCCGCATACGGTAGATTCCAGCACGATGAAATACTCGCTTGGCAAAGAAGAGATGAAGCATGTAGATGCGTATGCCATTCCGGTCTTCCGCCGGGAGGTCCGTGTCGGGACGTTATTCGTCCACCGTGACATCACCCGCGAGTATGAGCTGGATCTGATGAAGTCGGAGCTGGTCAGCACCGTTAGCCATGAGCTGCGGACCCCGCTGTCCAGTGTGCTGGGCTTCACCGAGCTGCTGCTGTCGCGGACGATGAAGCCGGAGAAGCAGCTCAAGTACCTGGAGACGATCCACAAGGAAGCGAAACGCCTGACCGAGCTGATCAATGACTTTCTGGACCTGCAACGGATGGAGTCGGGCACGCAGCTCTACAATGTGGAGAAGGTCAATCTTAGCGAGACGGTCTTAAGTGTGATTGACCAGTATAAGCTGAGCGGGACGCATCATATTCTGCTGGAGGACGAGGCGCTGAATGCAGAGGTCGAGGTGGACAAGGACAAAATCATCCAGGTGCTGACCAATCTGCTGAGCAATGCGATCAAGTTCTCGCCCGGCAGCAATGAGATCAAGATGATGCTTCATAACGAGCCAGGCTCCATTGTAGTTCAGATTCAGGATCACGGACTCGGGATTCCGAGGAACCAGATCGGGCAGCTGTTCCAGAAATTCCGCAGAGTGGACAACAGCGCCTCGAAGCGGATCGGCGGAACTGGCCTCGGGCTGGCTATTTGTAAGGAGATTATTGAGAAGCAGCAGGGGACCATCGGCATTGAATCTGTGGAAGGCGAAGGCTCGACCGTCTGGTTCCGCCTCCCGGTGCTTGAAGCGCAGAGCGGCCATTCCGAAGACGAGCATCCCCATCGATGGGGGACGGGCAAGGAGCAGAAGCCGGATGTCATGATCGTTGAAGATGATTACAGCCTGTCGCTGCTGCTCTCGGAGGAGCTGAAGGGCAAGGGCTTCCGGGTCACCCACCATTACCATCCGCAGAAGGCCTTCGATCAGGCGCTCAAAACCCCTTTTGTAGCCATTATTGTAGATTTGATGCTGGGGGACGAGCTGGATGGCTGGGATCTGATCCGGATGCTGAAGAATGATCCGCGCACGGAGCAGGTGCCGATTGTGATCTCCTCCGCGCTGGATAAGGACGACAAGAGCATGATGGCCAATGTGCAGAAGTATCTGACCAAGCCGTATCCGCCGGGCGAACTGTCGGGCACGCTGCAGGAGATCGTGGATATTCAGCTGAAGACGGGCGAGGTGCTGTTCCCGGATGACGGGGAGAGCGGGCATGGAGCGCCGTTTGGCTGGAGCCAGAGTGAGTAG
- a CDS encoding response regulator, translating into MSQKVLIVDDEDVLRMLIEDTLEELEDVEIHTAENGVEALGRLAAEMYDLVILDYMMPEMTGIEVLSELDAEVKQRTPIMMLTAKAQETDRNLAREAGARYFMPKPFSPMELLQLVEDILSEKP; encoded by the coding sequence ATGAGTCAAAAGGTACTGATTGTTGATGACGAAGACGTTCTGCGGATGCTGATCGAGGATACGCTGGAGGAACTGGAGGATGTGGAGATTCATACCGCCGAGAATGGTGTAGAAGCCCTCGGACGGCTTGCGGCGGAGATGTATGATCTGGTGATACTGGATTATATGATGCCGGAGATGACCGGAATTGAGGTGCTCAGCGAGCTGGATGCTGAAGTGAAGCAGCGTACGCCGATTATGATGCTGACGGCCAAGGCCCAGGAAACGGACCGTAACCTGGCAAGGGAGGCGGGGGCCCGCTACTTTATGCCGAAGCCGTTCAGCCCGATGGAGCTGCTGCAGCTCGTGGAGGACATCCTCAGTGAGAAACCGTAA
- a CDS encoding diguanylate cyclase — MTTRKYKELVQERTRETLQKWSEQPEVKEKDIYRFLHNLKGTSGTVGLEAVEIFSGNALLYFSEDQQRSWTEAEWGDYLYPLLGLFDEPARKGAFPPAAPGSALSPGMIEQQYEILIIDDDVELVAYLREALERSAYYVSIALSASRGLKLFYENKPDLILLDIMLPDRSGIDVLHQIIGKAKKERIPILIISGEHSREVQKHAYSLGVMDYILKPVDIDLFLALIKNRFELKQEWQDSIIVDELTGAFNRKYFNQTMKQLISDYRRTGRIFSLALLDLDYFKHVNDTYGHLTGDEVLQSFSELVRQSIRTEDTFCRYGGEEFALFMPNTPAGQALLVMERIQDSFAAREFRARRDSFLVTFSCGVTEISGEEQDADLLVGEADQALYYSKSNGRNQTTVYSGETMQGQRDTQLNVIIVDDDPLIRRIITGNLSFWEPENIAGIQVNSYADGAQFLKSDWYIPEEKYIILLDGVMPDLDGLEVLEKLRAGYPEADILVVMLTGRNDQRDIIHALQMGADDYVIKPFHLPELLSRIERLAHRFLF; from the coding sequence ATGACAACGAGAAAATATAAAGAGCTGGTTCAAGAGCGCACCCGGGAAACACTGCAGAAATGGTCTGAACAGCCGGAGGTCAAGGAGAAGGATATTTACCGTTTTCTGCATAATCTGAAGGGCACCTCCGGCACTGTAGGTCTTGAAGCGGTGGAGATCTTCTCCGGCAATGCGCTGCTCTATTTCTCGGAAGATCAACAGCGGAGCTGGACGGAAGCCGAGTGGGGGGATTATTTGTATCCTCTGCTGGGCTTATTTGACGAGCCTGCAAGGAAGGGTGCGTTCCCTCCGGCTGCTCCTGGAAGCGCACTGTCTCCCGGCATGATAGAGCAACAGTATGAGATTCTGATCATTGATGATGATGTGGAACTGGTTGCCTATCTGCGGGAGGCTTTGGAACGGAGCGCTTATTATGTAAGCATCGCCTTGTCTGCCAGCCGCGGGCTTAAGCTGTTCTATGAGAACAAGCCGGATCTGATTCTGCTCGACATCATGCTGCCTGACCGCAGCGGGATCGATGTGCTGCACCAGATTATCGGCAAGGCCAAAAAGGAGCGGATTCCGATCCTGATCATCAGCGGTGAACACTCCAGGGAGGTACAGAAGCACGCGTATTCGCTTGGGGTGATGGATTACATCCTGAAGCCGGTGGATATCGATCTGTTCCTGGCTCTGATCAAGAACCGGTTCGAGCTGAAGCAGGAGTGGCAGGATTCAATTATTGTCGATGAGCTGACCGGTGCATTCAACCGCAAATATTTCAATCAGACGATGAAGCAGCTGATCTCAGATTACAGGCGCACCGGCCGGATCTTCTCGCTTGCGCTGCTGGATCTGGATTATTTCAAGCATGTCAATGACACATACGGCCATCTGACGGGAGATGAGGTGCTGCAGTCCTTCTCGGAGCTGGTCAGGCAGTCGATCCGCACCGAGGACACCTTCTGCCGGTATGGCGGCGAGGAGTTCGCCCTGTTCATGCCGAATACCCCGGCCGGGCAGGCGCTGCTGGTGATGGAGCGGATTCAGGACAGCTTCGCAGCCAGGGAATTCCGGGCAAGGCGCGACAGCTTCCTGGTGACCTTCTCCTGCGGGGTTACCGAGATCAGCGGCGAGGAGCAGGATGCGGACCTGCTGGTCGGGGAAGCGGACCAGGCACTCTACTACAGCAAGTCTAACGGAAGAAACCAGACTACTGTATATTCCGGGGAGACCATGCAGGGTCAGAGGGACACGCAGCTTAACGTCATCATTGTGGATGATGATCCGCTGATCCGTAGGATTATCACTGGCAATCTGTCTTTTTGGGAGCCGGAGAATATCGCCGGAATCCAAGTGAACAGCTATGCGGACGGCGCACAGTTCCTGAAATCGGACTGGTATATTCCCGAGGAGAAGTACATCATTCTGCTGGACGGGGTCATGCCGGATCTCGACGGGCTTGAGGTGCTGGAGAAGCTGCGTGCGGGCTATCCTGAGGCCGATATACTGGTTGTTATGCTGACTGGCCGCAATGACCAGCGCGATATCATTCATGCCCTGCAGATGGGGGCGGACGATTATGTCATTAAGCCGTTCCATCTGCCGGAGCTGCTGAGCCGGATCGAGCGGCTGGCCCACAGATTCCTGTTCTGA
- a CDS encoding ACT domain-containing protein, with amino-acid sequence MKGIITVLGKDKVGIIAKVCTYLAENNLNILDISQTIVQDYFNMMMIVDISAPTKSFEEIVEDLQQVGKDIGVEIKLQHEDIFNIMHRI; translated from the coding sequence GTGAAGGGGATTATTACTGTACTGGGAAAAGACAAAGTAGGTATCATCGCCAAAGTATGTACATACCTCGCAGAGAACAATCTGAACATCCTGGATATTTCGCAGACGATTGTGCAGGATTACTTCAACATGATGATGATTGTGGACATCTCCGCCCCTACCAAGTCCTTCGAGGAGATTGTTGAGGATCTTCAGCAGGTAGGCAAGGACATCGGCGTGGAGATCAAGCTGCAGCACGAAGATATTTTCAACATTATGCACCGGATCTAG
- a CDS encoding PFL family protein gives MSLVEVQETNKMIREMNLDVRTITMGISLMDCAHADMKIFNQKVYDKITRSAEKLVKTGEDLERQFGVPIVNKRISVTPISIAAGAVHTDTYVPVAQALDKAAKEVGVNFIGGYSALVQKGCTTGDRILIDSIPEALAVTERVCSSVNVGSSRSGINMDAVKLMGDIILQTAERTKDRDSIGCAKLVVFCNAVEDNPFMAGAFHGVGERECVINVGVSGPGVIKRALEEVKGQDFETLCETIKRTAFKVTRVGQLVAQEASKRLNVPFGIIDLSLAPTPEIGDSIAEIFQVMGLEEAGAPGTTAALAILNDNVKKGGVMASSYVGGLSGAFIPVSEDHGMIQAVQRGALTLEKLEAMTCVCSVGLDMIAIPGSTSKETLSGIIADEAAIGMVNNKTTAIRVIPVIGKDVGEMVEFGGLLGYAPVMAVNPFNCAGFINRGGRIPAPIHSFKN, from the coding sequence ATCTCACTTGTAGAAGTTCAGGAGACCAACAAAATGATCCGGGAGATGAACCTGGATGTCCGCACCATTACGATGGGAATCAGCCTGATGGACTGCGCCCATGCGGATATGAAGATTTTCAACCAGAAGGTGTATGACAAAATAACCCGTTCCGCCGAGAAATTAGTCAAGACGGGCGAAGACCTGGAGCGCCAGTTCGGCGTGCCGATTGTCAACAAGCGGATCTCCGTTACGCCGATCTCGATTGCTGCGGGTGCCGTGCATACCGACACGTATGTGCCTGTCGCCCAGGCGCTGGACAAGGCGGCCAAGGAGGTCGGCGTCAACTTCATCGGCGGCTATTCTGCGCTGGTGCAGAAGGGCTGCACTACAGGCGACCGGATTCTGATCGACAGCATCCCGGAAGCGCTGGCCGTTACTGAAAGAGTCTGCTCCTCCGTCAATGTCGGCTCCTCGCGCAGCGGCATCAACATGGACGCCGTGAAGCTGATGGGCGACATCATTCTCCAGACCGCCGAGCGCACGAAGGACCGCGATTCCATCGGCTGCGCCAAGCTGGTCGTCTTCTGCAATGCCGTAGAGGACAACCCGTTCATGGCCGGGGCCTTCCATGGTGTTGGGGAGCGGGAATGCGTCATCAACGTGGGCGTTAGCGGGCCCGGCGTCATCAAACGGGCGCTGGAGGAAGTGAAGGGGCAGGATTTCGAGACGCTGTGCGAGACAATCAAGCGGACGGCCTTCAAGGTGACCCGGGTCGGTCAGCTCGTGGCCCAGGAGGCCTCGAAGCGGCTGAACGTGCCATTCGGCATTATCGACCTGTCGCTGGCCCCCACACCTGAGATCGGCGATTCCATCGCGGAGATCTTCCAGGTTATGGGCCTGGAGGAAGCCGGAGCGCCTGGAACCACGGCAGCGCTGGCGATCCTTAACGACAATGTCAAAAAAGGCGGGGTCATGGCCTCCTCCTATGTCGGCGGCTTAAGCGGAGCGTTCATCCCGGTCAGCGAAGACCACGGCATGATCCAGGCCGTCCAGCGCGGGGCACTGACCCTGGAGAAGCTGGAAGCGATGACCTGCGTCTGCTCGGTTGGCCTCGATATGATTGCCATCCCGGGCAGCACCAGCAAGGAGACCCTGTCCGGCATCATCGCCGATGAAGCGGCCATCGGCATGGTCAACAACAAGACCACCGCCATCCGCGTGATCCCGGTCATCGGCAAGGACGTTGGCGAGATGGTGGAATTCGGCGGCCTGCTCGGCTATGCGCCGGTCATGGCGGTCAACCCGTTCAATTGCGCCGGCTTCATCAACCGCGGCGGACGGATTCCGGCGCCGATTCACAGCTTCAAGAACTAG